One segment of Vibrio orientalis CIP 102891 = ATCC 33934 DNA contains the following:
- the ansA gene encoding asparaginase, giving the protein MARKHIYIAYTGGTIGMQKSHDHGYVPVAGFMEKQLASMPEFQRPEMPEFTIHEYDPLIDSSDMTPADWQQIADDIRDNYDKYDGFVILHGTDTMAYTASALSFMLENLGKPVIVTGSQIPLAELRSDGQANLLNALHIAANYPINEVTLFFNNKLMRGNRSTKSHADGFNAFTSPNLPPLLEAGINIQISSDIEVGKVPEGEFKVHDITPQPIGVITMYPGISHEVIRNTLLQPVNAMILLTFGVGNAPQNPELLSHLKDASQRGVLVVNLTQCLAGKVNMGGYATGCALAEAGVISGYDMTPEAALAKLHFLLSQGLSYEQVKVKMQQVLRGEMSI; this is encoded by the coding sequence ATGGCTAGAAAACATATTTATATTGCCTACACTGGCGGCACCATTGGAATGCAAAAGTCCCATGACCACGGTTATGTTCCAGTCGCTGGTTTTATGGAAAAACAACTCGCAAGCATGCCAGAGTTTCAACGCCCAGAAATGCCAGAGTTTACCATTCACGAATACGACCCTCTGATCGACTCTTCTGATATGACGCCAGCAGATTGGCAACAGATCGCCGACGACATTCGTGATAACTATGACAAGTATGACGGTTTCGTTATCCTACATGGTACGGACACCATGGCATATACGGCGTCAGCATTGTCATTTATGCTCGAGAACCTTGGCAAACCAGTAATTGTAACCGGCTCACAGATCCCTCTAGCTGAGCTTCGTTCTGACGGCCAAGCAAACTTACTTAATGCTCTGCACATTGCGGCTAACTACCCAATCAACGAAGTGACGCTATTCTTCAACAACAAGCTGATGCGCGGTAACCGTAGTACGAAATCTCATGCTGACGGCTTTAATGCCTTTACGTCTCCAAACTTGCCACCTCTGCTTGAAGCCGGTATCAATATTCAAATCAGCAGCGATATTGAAGTGGGTAAAGTGCCTGAAGGTGAGTTTAAGGTTCACGATATTACGCCGCAGCCAATTGGCGTGATTACTATGTACCCAGGCATTTCGCATGAAGTTATTCGTAATACATTGCTACAGCCTGTGAATGCGATGATTCTTTTAACGTTTGGCGTAGGTAACGCACCACAGAACCCTGAGCTTCTGAGCCATCTCAAAGATGCCTCACAGCGTGGCGTGCTTGTGGTAAACCTTACCCAATGTCTAGCTGGTAAAGTGAACATGGGCGGTTATGCGACAGGTTGTGCCCTTGCAGAAGCTGGCGTCATTAGCGGCTACGATATGACCCCTGAAGCAGCACTAGCAAAACTTCACTTCTTACTCAGCCAAGGATTAAGCTACGAACAAGTAAAAGTGAAAATGCAGCAAGTTCTGCGCGGTGAGATGAGCATCTAA
- the serS gene encoding serine--tRNA ligase, whose translation MLDSKLLRTELDETAAKLARRGFKLDVETIRTLEEQRKSIQVEVENLQSTRNSISKQIGQKMAAGDKDGAEEIKKQIGTLGSDLDAKKVELDAVMAQLEEITLSVPNLPADDVPNGKDEDDNVEISRWGEPKTYDFELKDHVDLGEMGGGLDFASATKITGARFIVMKGQFARLHRAIAQFMLDLHTEEHGYSEMYVPYLVNSDSLFGTGQLPKFGKDLFHTEPLEEKVNDEEPRKLSLIPTAEVPVTNMVRDTISDEADLPLKMTAHTPCFRSEAGSYGRDTRGLIRMHQFDKVELVQITRPEDSMDALEELTGHAEKVLQLLELPYRKVVLCTGDMGFGARKTYDLEVWVPAQETYREISSCSNMWDFQARRMQARFRRKGEKKPELVHTLNGSGLAVGRTMVAILENNQEADGRIAIPAVLQKYMAGATHIG comes from the coding sequence ATGCTGGATTCTAAATTACTTCGTACAGAGCTGGATGAAACAGCTGCAAAACTAGCACGTCGTGGCTTTAAGCTAGACGTAGAGACAATCCGTACACTTGAAGAACAACGTAAGTCGATTCAAGTCGAAGTTGAAAATTTACAATCCACTCGTAACTCCATCTCTAAGCAGATCGGCCAAAAAATGGCGGCTGGTGACAAAGACGGCGCTGAAGAGATCAAGAAACAAATCGGTACTCTAGGTAGCGACCTTGATGCTAAAAAAGTTGAACTTGATGCAGTAATGGCACAACTGGAAGAGATCACTCTATCTGTTCCAAACCTGCCTGCTGACGATGTTCCAAATGGTAAAGACGAAGATGACAACGTAGAGATCTCTCGTTGGGGTGAGCCAAAAACTTACGACTTCGAACTAAAAGATCACGTTGATCTTGGTGAAATGGGTGGCGGTCTTGATTTCGCAAGCGCAACTAAAATCACTGGTGCACGTTTCATCGTAATGAAAGGTCAATTCGCTCGTCTACACCGAGCGATTGCTCAGTTCATGCTAGATCTTCACACAGAAGAGCACGGCTACTCAGAAATGTACGTACCGTACCTAGTAAACTCTGACAGCTTGTTCGGTACAGGTCAGCTACCAAAATTTGGTAAAGACCTGTTCCACACTGAGCCGCTAGAAGAGAAAGTAAACGATGAAGAGCCGCGTAAACTGTCTCTGATTCCTACTGCAGAAGTACCAGTAACGAACATGGTTCGTGACACGATTTCTGACGAAGCGGATCTACCACTTAAGATGACAGCGCATACGCCGTGTTTCCGTTCTGAAGCGGGTTCTTACGGTCGCGATACTCGTGGTCTAATCCGTATGCACCAGTTCGACAAAGTTGAGCTAGTTCAGATCACTCGTCCAGAAGATTCAATGGATGCACTTGAAGAGCTAACTGGTCACGCTGAGAAAGTTCTACAACTACTAGAGCTACCTTACCGTAAAGTGGTTCTATGTACTGGTGACATGGGCTTCGGTGCTCGTAAGACTTACGACTTAGAAGTTTGGGTTCCAGCACAAGAGACTTACCGTGAAATCTCATCTTGTTCAAACATGTGGGACTTCCAAGCACGTCGTATGCAAGCTCGTTTCCGTCGTAAAGGCGAGAAGAAGCCAGAGCTAGTACACACGCTAAACGGTTCTGGTCTAGCGGTTGGCCGTACTATGGTTGCAATCCTAGAGAACAACCAAGAAGCTGATGGCCGTATCGCAATCCCAGCAGTACTTCAGAAGTACATGGCTGGCGCAACGCACATCGGTTAA